One window from the genome of Anguilla rostrata isolate EN2019 chromosome 5, ASM1855537v3, whole genome shotgun sequence encodes:
- the nr1h3 gene encoding oxysterols receptor LXR-alpha isoform X1, protein MIGCAWVCWLRLKKSSNKSGESKVFGVASELQLDTKVEDADGPMVTDSRHDGPSPLPHLAGCSGLQNGTSLGEPTGQNLSCPLSMESADIKLDMTGDLLPINSEAQPVKRKKGPAPKMLGNEVCSVCGDKASGFHYNVLSCEGCKGFFRRSVIKSAQYVCKNSGKCEMDMYMRRKCQECRLRKCREAGMLEQCVLSEEQIRLKKLKKQHEDDSTRTSTAPPNPAPGAEPPQLAPEQQEMIEKLVAMQKQCNKRSFIDRPKVTPWPQSQDPLNREVRQQRFAHFTELAIMSVQEIVDFAKQLPGFLELTREDQIALLKTSTIEIMLLETSRRYNPAIESITFLKDFSYNKEDFAKAGLQLEFINPIFEFSKGMNDLHLDEAEYALLIAINIFSADRPNVQDHDLVERLQQPYVDALNSYIRIKRPNDHLMFPRMLMKLVSLRTLSSVHSEQVFALRLQDKKLPPLLSEIWDVHE, encoded by the exons GTGAGAGCAAAGTGTTTGGCGTGGCATCCGAGCTGCAGCTGGACACGAAAGTGGAGGACGCAGACGGCCCCATGGTGACGGACAGCAGGCACGATGGGccgtcacccctcccccacctcgcTGGCTGTTCGGGCCTGCAGAACGGAACCTCGCTGGGAGAGCCCACAGGCCAGAACCTGAGCTGCCCTCTCTCCATGGAGTCCGCCGACATCAAGCTGGACATGACGGGCGACCTGCTGCCCATCAACTCAG AGGCCCAGCCGGTGAAGCGGAAGAAGGGCCCGGCCCCCAAGATGCTGGGGAACGAGGTGTGCAGCGTGTGCGGGGACAAGGCCTCGGGCTTCCACTACAACGTGCTGAGCTGCGAGGGCTGCAAGGGCTTCTTCCGGCGCAGTGTCATCAAGAGCGCCCAGTACGTCTGCAAGAACAGCGGCAAGTGCGAGATGGACATGTACATGCGCCGCAAGTGCCAGGAGTGCCGCCTGCGCAAGTGCCGCGAGGCGGGCATGCTTGAGCAGT GCGTCCTCTCAGAAGAGCAGATCCGCCTGAAAAAACTGAAGAAGCAGCATGAGGACGACTCCACGCGCACCTCAACTGCGCCACCGAACCCTGCCCCAGGGGCGGAGCCACCACAGCTGGCCCCAGAGCAGCAGGAGATGATCGAGAAGCTGGTGGCCATGCAGAAGCAGTGCAACAAACGGTCCTTCATTGACCGGCCCAAAGTCACA CCGTGGCCGCAGAGCCAGGACCCGCTGAACCGCGAAGTTCGGCAGCAGCGCTTCGCCCACTTCACCGAACTGGCCATCATGTCCGTTCAGGAGATCGTGGACTTCGCCAAGCAGCTGCCGGGCTTCTTGGAGCTGACTCGGGAGGACCAGATCGCCCTGCTCAAGACCTCCACCATCGAG ATCATGCTTTTGGAGACGTCACGGAGATACAATCCCGCTATAGAGAGTATCACCTTTTTGAAAGACTTCAGTTACAACAAGGAGGATTTTGCTAAAGCAg GGCTTCAGTTGGAGTTCATTAACCCCATCTTTGAGTTCTCCAAGGGGATGAATGATCTGCACCTGGACGAGGCAGAATATGCGCTGCTCATTGCCATCAACATATTCTCTGCAG aCCGTCCAAATGTGCAAGATCATGATTTAGTGGAAAGACTGCAGCAGCCATATGTGGATGCACTTAATTCTTACATCAGGATAAAAAGACCAAAT GACCACCTGATGTTCCCACGCATGCTGATGAAGCTTGTGAGCCTCCGTACCCTCAGCAGCGTCCACTCCGAGCAAGTCTTTGCCCTCCGCCTTCAGGACAAGAAGCTTCCGCCCTTACTGTCCGAGATCTGGGACGTCCACGAATGA
- the nr1h3 gene encoding oxysterols receptor LXR-alpha isoform X2 produces the protein MSALSATNITDVGHGESKVFGVASELQLDTKVEDADGPMVTDSRHDGPSPLPHLAGCSGLQNGTSLGEPTGQNLSCPLSMESADIKLDMTGDLLPINSEAQPVKRKKGPAPKMLGNEVCSVCGDKASGFHYNVLSCEGCKGFFRRSVIKSAQYVCKNSGKCEMDMYMRRKCQECRLRKCREAGMLEQCVLSEEQIRLKKLKKQHEDDSTRTSTAPPNPAPGAEPPQLAPEQQEMIEKLVAMQKQCNKRSFIDRPKVTPWPQSQDPLNREVRQQRFAHFTELAIMSVQEIVDFAKQLPGFLELTREDQIALLKTSTIEIMLLETSRRYNPAIESITFLKDFSYNKEDFAKAGLQLEFINPIFEFSKGMNDLHLDEAEYALLIAINIFSADRPNVQDHDLVERLQQPYVDALNSYIRIKRPNDHLMFPRMLMKLVSLRTLSSVHSEQVFALRLQDKKLPPLLSEIWDVHE, from the exons ATGTCCGCATTGTCTGCGACTAATATCACTGATGTTGGTCATG GTGAGAGCAAAGTGTTTGGCGTGGCATCCGAGCTGCAGCTGGACACGAAAGTGGAGGACGCAGACGGCCCCATGGTGACGGACAGCAGGCACGATGGGccgtcacccctcccccacctcgcTGGCTGTTCGGGCCTGCAGAACGGAACCTCGCTGGGAGAGCCCACAGGCCAGAACCTGAGCTGCCCTCTCTCCATGGAGTCCGCCGACATCAAGCTGGACATGACGGGCGACCTGCTGCCCATCAACTCAG AGGCCCAGCCGGTGAAGCGGAAGAAGGGCCCGGCCCCCAAGATGCTGGGGAACGAGGTGTGCAGCGTGTGCGGGGACAAGGCCTCGGGCTTCCACTACAACGTGCTGAGCTGCGAGGGCTGCAAGGGCTTCTTCCGGCGCAGTGTCATCAAGAGCGCCCAGTACGTCTGCAAGAACAGCGGCAAGTGCGAGATGGACATGTACATGCGCCGCAAGTGCCAGGAGTGCCGCCTGCGCAAGTGCCGCGAGGCGGGCATGCTTGAGCAGT GCGTCCTCTCAGAAGAGCAGATCCGCCTGAAAAAACTGAAGAAGCAGCATGAGGACGACTCCACGCGCACCTCAACTGCGCCACCGAACCCTGCCCCAGGGGCGGAGCCACCACAGCTGGCCCCAGAGCAGCAGGAGATGATCGAGAAGCTGGTGGCCATGCAGAAGCAGTGCAACAAACGGTCCTTCATTGACCGGCCCAAAGTCACA CCGTGGCCGCAGAGCCAGGACCCGCTGAACCGCGAAGTTCGGCAGCAGCGCTTCGCCCACTTCACCGAACTGGCCATCATGTCCGTTCAGGAGATCGTGGACTTCGCCAAGCAGCTGCCGGGCTTCTTGGAGCTGACTCGGGAGGACCAGATCGCCCTGCTCAAGACCTCCACCATCGAG ATCATGCTTTTGGAGACGTCACGGAGATACAATCCCGCTATAGAGAGTATCACCTTTTTGAAAGACTTCAGTTACAACAAGGAGGATTTTGCTAAAGCAg GGCTTCAGTTGGAGTTCATTAACCCCATCTTTGAGTTCTCCAAGGGGATGAATGATCTGCACCTGGACGAGGCAGAATATGCGCTGCTCATTGCCATCAACATATTCTCTGCAG aCCGTCCAAATGTGCAAGATCATGATTTAGTGGAAAGACTGCAGCAGCCATATGTGGATGCACTTAATTCTTACATCAGGATAAAAAGACCAAAT GACCACCTGATGTTCCCACGCATGCTGATGAAGCTTGTGAGCCTCCGTACCCTCAGCAGCGTCCACTCCGAGCAAGTCTTTGCCCTCCGCCTTCAGGACAAGAAGCTTCCGCCCTTACTGTCCGAGATCTGGGACGTCCACGAATGA
- the nr1h3 gene encoding oxysterols receptor LXR-alpha isoform X3: MVTDSRHDGPSPLPHLAGCSGLQNGTSLGEPTGQNLSCPLSMESADIKLDMTGDLLPINSEAQPVKRKKGPAPKMLGNEVCSVCGDKASGFHYNVLSCEGCKGFFRRSVIKSAQYVCKNSGKCEMDMYMRRKCQECRLRKCREAGMLEQCVLSEEQIRLKKLKKQHEDDSTRTSTAPPNPAPGAEPPQLAPEQQEMIEKLVAMQKQCNKRSFIDRPKVTPWPQSQDPLNREVRQQRFAHFTELAIMSVQEIVDFAKQLPGFLELTREDQIALLKTSTIEIMLLETSRRYNPAIESITFLKDFSYNKEDFAKAGLQLEFINPIFEFSKGMNDLHLDEAEYALLIAINIFSADRPNVQDHDLVERLQQPYVDALNSYIRIKRPNDHLMFPRMLMKLVSLRTLSSVHSEQVFALRLQDKKLPPLLSEIWDVHE, encoded by the exons ATGGTGACGGACAGCAGGCACGATGGGccgtcacccctcccccacctcgcTGGCTGTTCGGGCCTGCAGAACGGAACCTCGCTGGGAGAGCCCACAGGCCAGAACCTGAGCTGCCCTCTCTCCATGGAGTCCGCCGACATCAAGCTGGACATGACGGGCGACCTGCTGCCCATCAACTCAG AGGCCCAGCCGGTGAAGCGGAAGAAGGGCCCGGCCCCCAAGATGCTGGGGAACGAGGTGTGCAGCGTGTGCGGGGACAAGGCCTCGGGCTTCCACTACAACGTGCTGAGCTGCGAGGGCTGCAAGGGCTTCTTCCGGCGCAGTGTCATCAAGAGCGCCCAGTACGTCTGCAAGAACAGCGGCAAGTGCGAGATGGACATGTACATGCGCCGCAAGTGCCAGGAGTGCCGCCTGCGCAAGTGCCGCGAGGCGGGCATGCTTGAGCAGT GCGTCCTCTCAGAAGAGCAGATCCGCCTGAAAAAACTGAAGAAGCAGCATGAGGACGACTCCACGCGCACCTCAACTGCGCCACCGAACCCTGCCCCAGGGGCGGAGCCACCACAGCTGGCCCCAGAGCAGCAGGAGATGATCGAGAAGCTGGTGGCCATGCAGAAGCAGTGCAACAAACGGTCCTTCATTGACCGGCCCAAAGTCACA CCGTGGCCGCAGAGCCAGGACCCGCTGAACCGCGAAGTTCGGCAGCAGCGCTTCGCCCACTTCACCGAACTGGCCATCATGTCCGTTCAGGAGATCGTGGACTTCGCCAAGCAGCTGCCGGGCTTCTTGGAGCTGACTCGGGAGGACCAGATCGCCCTGCTCAAGACCTCCACCATCGAG ATCATGCTTTTGGAGACGTCACGGAGATACAATCCCGCTATAGAGAGTATCACCTTTTTGAAAGACTTCAGTTACAACAAGGAGGATTTTGCTAAAGCAg GGCTTCAGTTGGAGTTCATTAACCCCATCTTTGAGTTCTCCAAGGGGATGAATGATCTGCACCTGGACGAGGCAGAATATGCGCTGCTCATTGCCATCAACATATTCTCTGCAG aCCGTCCAAATGTGCAAGATCATGATTTAGTGGAAAGACTGCAGCAGCCATATGTGGATGCACTTAATTCTTACATCAGGATAAAAAGACCAAAT GACCACCTGATGTTCCCACGCATGCTGATGAAGCTTGTGAGCCTCCGTACCCTCAGCAGCGTCCACTCCGAGCAAGTCTTTGCCCTCCGCCTTCAGGACAAGAAGCTTCCGCCCTTACTGTCCGAGATCTGGGACGTCCACGAATGA